In one Pseudomonas sp. R84 genomic region, the following are encoded:
- the glnL gene encoding nitrogen regulation protein NR(II), whose translation MTISDAIHRLLLDNLTTATILLDAELRLEYMNPAAEMLLAISGQRSHGQFISELFTESTEALNSLRQAVEQAHPFTKREAMLTALTGQTLTVDYAVTPILSNGATMLLLEVHPRDRLLRITKEEAQLSKQETSKMLVRGLAHEIKNPLGGIRGAAQLLARELPEDSLRDYTNVIIEEADRLRNLVDRMLGSNKLPSLAMCNVHEVLERVCQLVEAESQGCITLVRDYDPSIPDVLIDREQMIQAVLNIVRNAMQAISSQNELRLGRISLRTRAMRQFTIGHIRHRLVTKIEIIDNGPGIPAELQETIFFPMVSGRPDGTGLGLAITQNIISQHQGLIECDSHPGHTTFSIFLPLEQGATST comes from the coding sequence ATGACCATTAGCGACGCAATCCACCGTTTGCTGCTCGACAACCTGACCACCGCCACTATCCTGCTCGACGCCGAATTGCGCCTCGAGTACATGAACCCGGCGGCGGAGATGCTGCTCGCCATCAGCGGGCAGCGCAGCCATGGCCAGTTCATCAGCGAGCTGTTCACTGAATCCACCGAGGCGCTGAATTCCCTGCGCCAGGCGGTGGAACAGGCGCATCCGTTTACCAAACGCGAAGCCATGCTCACCGCGCTCACCGGCCAGACCTTGACCGTTGATTACGCGGTGACGCCGATCCTCAGTAACGGCGCGACCATGCTCCTGCTGGAAGTCCATCCGCGTGACCGCCTGCTGCGGATCACCAAGGAAGAGGCGCAGCTGTCCAAGCAGGAAACCAGCAAGATGCTGGTGCGCGGCCTTGCCCACGAGATCAAGAACCCGCTCGGAGGCATCCGTGGCGCCGCGCAATTGCTGGCCCGCGAGCTGCCGGAAGACAGCCTGCGCGATTACACCAACGTGATCATTGAAGAGGCCGACCGCCTGCGCAATCTGGTCGACCGCATGCTCGGCTCGAACAAGCTGCCGTCGCTGGCCATGTGCAACGTCCACGAAGTGCTCGAGCGCGTCTGCCAACTGGTCGAAGCCGAAAGCCAGGGCTGCATCACCTTGGTGCGCGATTACGACCCAAGTATTCCCGACGTCTTGATCGACCGCGAGCAAATGATTCAGGCGGTGTTGAACATCGTGCGCAACGCGATGCAGGCGATCAGCAGCCAGAACGAGCTGCGTCTTGGCCGCATCAGCCTGCGCACCCGCGCCATGCGCCAGTTCACCATCGGCCACATCCGCCATCGCCTGGTGACCAAGATCGAGATCATCGACAACGGCCCCGGGATCCCGGCGGAACTTCAGGAAACCATTTTCTTTCCCATGGTCAGCGGACGCCCGGACGGTACCGGACTCGGCCTGGCCATTACCCAGAACATCATCAGCCAGCACCAGGGCCTGATCGAGTGTGACAGCCATCCAGGCCACACCACCTTCTCGATCTTTCTGCCACTGGAACAAGGAGCCACATCGACATGA
- a CDS encoding DUF4124 domain-containing protein: MIRAWLFVLSALMPLQASAEVFTYTDVQGNRVYTYQPRGNAKRVPIATSNRMPANPTAAAPITTAKKSPEQPPFHYDMLRILVPEPDATIRSSAGEIIVSVTSEPGLQRGHRYRLLLDGQATGEPGLSPVFPLTNIDRGSHNLSVEILDTEGRTVERTANQPFHMLRISLAQKRQVKPCTKEDYGVRPECPLKDKPPEPKNPFLRFF, from the coding sequence ATGATCCGCGCGTGGTTGTTCGTCCTGTCGGCGCTGATGCCGCTGCAAGCCTCAGCCGAGGTCTTCACTTATACCGACGTGCAAGGCAATCGCGTCTACACCTACCAACCGCGCGGCAATGCCAAGCGAGTGCCGATCGCCACCAGTAACCGCATGCCGGCCAACCCCACCGCCGCCGCGCCGATCACCACCGCGAAAAAATCCCCGGAGCAACCGCCCTTCCACTACGACATGCTGCGCATTCTGGTGCCTGAACCCGATGCAACCATTCGCAGCAGCGCTGGCGAAATCATCGTCAGCGTTACCAGCGAACCCGGCCTGCAACGCGGTCACCGCTATCGCCTGCTGCTGGATGGCCAAGCCACCGGCGAACCCGGCCTCAGTCCTGTGTTCCCGCTGACCAATATCGATCGTGGCAGCCACAACCTTTCCGTGGAAATCCTTGACACCGAAGGCCGTACCGTCGAACGCACGGCCAACCAGCCCTTCCATATGCTGCGCATCTCGCTTGCGCAGAAGCGTCAGGTCAAACCCTGCACCAAGGAGGATTATGGCGTACGCCCGGAATGCCCGCTGAAAGACAAACCGCCCGAGCCGAAAAACCCCTTCCTGCGTTTCTTCTAA
- a CDS encoding DUF4124 domain-containing protein has product MGRTFLYILLLIALPADAQIYKYTDANGNTVYSDHSPDGVQAKPMELPPLNRVEPQTPSTVPATEADNREPARNAYDILELAGLPTEEALRANNGTFTVNVLIKPRLQAPHQLRLVLDDEPYGQPSNVPILQLVNVDRGEHRLAVQVIDGQTIIQQSPPVALSVQRVHKP; this is encoded by the coding sequence ATGGGTCGCACCTTTCTCTACATTCTGCTGCTGATCGCCCTGCCCGCCGACGCGCAGATCTACAAATACACCGATGCCAACGGCAACACGGTGTACAGCGATCATTCGCCGGACGGCGTGCAAGCGAAGCCGATGGAGTTGCCGCCGCTCAACCGGGTCGAACCGCAAACGCCTAGCACAGTACCCGCGACTGAAGCTGACAACCGTGAGCCTGCGCGCAACGCCTACGACATTCTTGAACTCGCTGGTCTGCCCACCGAAGAGGCCCTGCGCGCTAACAACGGCACCTTCACCGTCAACGTGCTGATCAAGCCGCGCCTGCAAGCGCCGCATCAATTAAGGCTGGTATTGGACGATGAGCCTTACGGTCAGCCGAGCAACGTGCCGATCCTGCAACTGGTGAACGTCGATCGCGGCGAACACCGGCTCGCGGTGCAAGTGATCGACGGCCAGACGATCATCCAGCAGAGCCCACCCGTCGCCCTTAGCGTGCAGCGGGTGCACAAGCCATGA
- the glnA gene encoding type I glutamate--ammonia ligase, whose product MSKTVQLIKDHDVKWIDLRFTDTKGTQHHVTMPARDALDEDFFEVGKMFDGSSIAGWKGIEASDMILMPVDETAVLDPFTEDATLILVCDIIEPSSMQGYDRDPRAIAKRAEEHLKATGIGDTVFAGPEPEFFIFDSVKFKSDISGSMFKIYSEQGSWMSDQDIEGGNKGHRPGVKGGYFPVPPFDHDHEIRTSMCNALEEMGLTVEVHHHEVATAGQNEIGVKFNTLVKKADETQTLKYVVHNVADAYGRTATFMPKPLYGDNGSGMHVHMSIWKDGKNTFAGEGYAGLSDTALYFIGGIIKHGKALNGFTNPATNSYKRLVPGFEAPVMLAYSARNRSASIRIPYVSSPKARRIEARFPDPAANPYLAFAALLMAGLDGIQNKIHPGDAADKNLYDLPPEEAKDIPQVCGSLKEALEELDKGRAFLTKGGVFSDDFIDAYIALKSEEEIKVRTFVHPLEYELYYSC is encoded by the coding sequence ATGTCGAAGACGGTTCAACTCATCAAAGATCATGACGTCAAGTGGATTGATCTGCGCTTCACGGACACCAAAGGTACTCAGCACCACGTGACCATGCCGGCTCGCGATGCTTTGGACGAAGACTTCTTCGAAGTCGGCAAGATGTTCGACGGTTCCTCCATCGCTGGCTGGAAAGGCATCGAAGCCTCCGACATGATCCTGATGCCGGTTGACGAAACGGCCGTTCTCGACCCGTTCACCGAAGACGCCACCCTGATCCTGGTGTGCGACATCATCGAACCTTCGAGCATGCAAGGCTACGACCGCGACCCACGTGCGATCGCCAAGCGCGCCGAAGAACACCTGAAAGCCACCGGTATCGGTGACACTGTGTTCGCCGGTCCAGAGCCAGAGTTCTTCATCTTTGACTCGGTGAAATTCAAGTCGGACATCTCCGGTTCGATGTTCAAGATCTACTCCGAGCAAGGTTCGTGGATGTCCGACCAGGACATCGAAGGCGGCAACAAGGGTCACCGTCCAGGCGTCAAAGGTGGCTACTTCCCGGTTCCGCCGTTCGATCACGACCACGAAATCCGTACCTCCATGTGCAACGCACTGGAAGAAATGGGCCTGACCGTCGAAGTTCACCACCACGAAGTGGCGACTGCCGGCCAGAACGAAATCGGCGTCAAGTTCAACACCCTGGTGAAGAAAGCCGACGAAACCCAAACCCTGAAGTACGTTGTCCACAACGTTGCTGACGCTTACGGCCGCACCGCGACCTTCATGCCGAAGCCACTGTACGGCGACAACGGTTCGGGCATGCACGTACACATGTCGATCTGGAAAGACGGCAAGAACACCTTCGCAGGTGAAGGCTATGCCGGCCTGTCCGATACCGCTCTGTACTTCATCGGCGGCATCATCAAACACGGTAAGGCCCTGAACGGCTTCACCAACCCGGCGACCAACTCCTACAAGCGTCTGGTGCCAGGCTTCGAAGCTCCAGTGATGCTGGCCTACTCGGCTCGCAACCGCTCCGCTTCGATCCGTATTCCTTACGTGTCGAGCCCGAAAGCCCGCCGTATCGAAGCCCGCTTCCCGGATCCGGCTGCCAACCCGTACCTGGCCTTCGCAGCACTGCTGATGGCTGGTCTGGACGGTATCCAGAACAAGATCCACCCAGGCGACGCTGCCGACAAAAACCTGTACGACCTGCCGCCTGAAGAGGCGAAAGATATCCCACAAGTTTGCGGCAGCCTGAAAGAAGCTCTGGAAGAGCTGGATAAAGGCCGTGCGTTCCTGACCAAGGGCGGCGTGTTCTCCGACGACTTCATCGACGCTTACATCGCGCTGAAATCGGAAGAAGAAATCAAGGTTCGCACCTTCGTGCACCCACTGGAATATGAGCTGTACTACAGCTGCTGA
- the thiI gene encoding tRNA uracil 4-sulfurtransferase ThiI, with translation MKLIVKVFPEITIKSRPVRTKFIRQLAKNIRTVLRDLDPAVVVNGVWDNLELETRVTDAKALKEMGERLTCMPGIAHFLQIDEYPLGDFDDITEKCKQHYGDALAGKIFSVRCKRAGKHTFSSMDVEKYVGSKLRRECGAAGIDLKAPEIEVRIEVRDKRLFVIHSQHNGIGGYPLGALEQTLVLMSGGFDSTVAAYQIIRRGLMTHFCFFNLGGRAHELGVMEVAHFIWKKYGSSQRVLFVSVPFEEVLGEILGKVDNSHMGVVLKRMMLRAASNIADRLQIEALVTGEAISQVSSQTLPNLSVIDCVTDKLVLRPLIVAHKQDIIDTANEIGTADFARHMPEYCGVISVNPKTAAKRGRVEHEEKEFDMAVLERALENAKLVPIDRVIDELGQDVQIEEVSEALAGQIVIDIRHPDAAEDEPLELAGVEVQTMPFYAVNARFKELDPTRQYLLYCDKGVMSRLHAHHLLSEGHANVRVYRPS, from the coding sequence ATGAAACTAATCGTAAAAGTCTTCCCCGAGATCACCATCAAAAGCCGACCTGTCCGGACGAAATTCATCCGCCAGCTGGCCAAGAACATCCGCACCGTGCTCCGTGACCTGGACCCGGCCGTGGTGGTGAACGGTGTGTGGGACAATCTCGAGCTGGAAACCCGCGTTACCGACGCCAAAGCCTTGAAAGAGATGGGTGAGCGCCTGACCTGCATGCCGGGCATCGCGCACTTTCTGCAGATCGACGAGTACCCGCTGGGCGATTTCGACGACATTACCGAGAAGTGCAAACAGCACTACGGCGATGCATTGGCCGGGAAGATCTTTTCGGTGCGCTGCAAGCGTGCCGGCAAGCACACCTTCAGCTCGATGGACGTCGAAAAATACGTCGGCAGCAAGCTGCGCCGTGAGTGCGGTGCTGCTGGTATCGACCTGAAAGCGCCAGAAATCGAAGTCCGTATCGAAGTTCGCGACAAACGGTTGTTTGTGATCCACAGCCAGCACAACGGCATCGGCGGCTATCCGCTGGGTGCGTTGGAGCAGACGCTGGTATTGATGTCCGGCGGCTTTGACTCGACCGTTGCGGCCTACCAGATCATTCGTCGCGGCCTGATGACGCACTTCTGCTTCTTCAATCTGGGCGGTCGTGCCCATGAATTGGGCGTGATGGAAGTCGCGCATTTCATCTGGAAGAAGTACGGCAGCTCGCAACGCGTGCTATTTGTCAGTGTTCCGTTCGAAGAAGTTTTGGGCGAAATTCTTGGCAAAGTCGATAACAGTCATATGGGCGTCGTGTTGAAGCGTATGATGTTGCGCGCGGCTTCCAACATCGCCGACCGTCTGCAGATCGAGGCGCTGGTCACCGGCGAGGCGATCTCCCAGGTGTCGAGCCAGACACTGCCGAACCTGTCGGTGATCGACTGTGTGACCGACAAGCTGGTCCTGCGTCCGCTGATCGTGGCGCACAAGCAGGACATCATCGACACCGCCAACGAAATTGGCACCGCCGATTTCGCCCGGCACATGCCGGAATACTGCGGGGTCATTTCGGTCAACCCGAAGACCGCCGCCAAACGCGGTCGCGTTGAACACGAAGAGAAAGAATTCGACATGGCGGTCCTCGAGCGTGCGCTCGAAAACGCCAAACTGGTGCCGATCGATCGGGTGATCGACGAATTGGGCCAGGACGTACAGATTGAAGAAGTCAGCGAAGCACTGGCCGGCCAGATCGTGATCGACATCCGTCACCCGGATGCCGCCGAGGATGAGCCGCTGGAACTCGCTGGCGTAGAAGTACAGACGATGCCGTTCTACGCAGTGAACGCTCGTTTCAAGGAGCTGGATCCGACTCGCCAGTACCTGCTGTATTGCGACAAAGGCGTGATGAGTCGCCTGCATGCTCACCATTTGCTCAGTGAGGGGCATGCCAATGTGCGCGTTTATCGACCGAGCTAA
- the typA gene encoding translational GTPase TypA, producing MIENLRNIAIIAHVDHGKTTLVDKLLRQSGTLERNELNDERVMDSNDQEKERGITILAKNTAINWNGYHINIVDTPGHADFGGEVERVMSMVDSVLLLVDAQDGPMPQTRFVTKKAFEAGLRPIVVINKVDRPGARPDWVLDQIFDLFDNLGATEEQLDFQVVYASALNGIAGLDHTAMAEDMTPLYQAVVDHVPPPAVDRDGAFQMQISALDYNSFLGVIGVGRIARGRVKPNTPVVAIGADGKRRNGRILKLMGHHGLHRVDVEEAAAGDIVCISGMDSLFISDTLCHPDTVEAMKPLTVDEPTVSMTFQVNDSPFCGKEGKFVTSRNIKDRLDKELLYNVALRVEEGDTADKFKVSGRGELHLSVLIETMRREGFELALGRPEVIIREVDGVKQEPFENVTIDIPEEAQGKVMEEMGLRKGDLSNMVPDGKGRVRLEYNIPARGLIGFRNQFLTLTNGAGILTSIFDRYDTVKSGHMSGRQNGVLVSVETGKALTYSLETLQARGKLFVEHGQEIYNGQIVGQNSRDNDLGVNPTKGKKLDNMRASGKDETIALVPPVRFTLEQALEYIQEDELCEVTPKSIRLRKKILDESERTRAAKKAKN from the coding sequence GTGATCGAAAATCTACGCAACATCGCCATCATTGCCCACGTTGACCATGGTAAAACCACCCTGGTAGACAAACTCCTGCGTCAATCCGGCACTCTGGAGCGCAACGAGCTCAACGACGAGCGCGTGATGGACTCCAACGACCAGGAAAAAGAGCGCGGTATTACCATTCTGGCGAAAAACACCGCCATCAACTGGAACGGCTACCACATCAACATCGTGGACACCCCGGGCCACGCCGACTTCGGCGGCGAAGTTGAACGTGTAATGTCGATGGTTGACTCCGTTCTGCTGCTGGTTGACGCTCAAGACGGCCCTATGCCGCAAACCCGTTTCGTGACCAAGAAGGCTTTCGAAGCCGGCCTGCGTCCAATCGTGGTGATCAACAAGGTTGACCGTCCAGGCGCGCGTCCGGACTGGGTTCTGGACCAGATCTTCGACCTGTTCGACAACCTCGGTGCTACCGAAGAACAACTGGACTTCCAGGTTGTCTACGCCTCGGCCCTGAACGGCATCGCCGGTCTGGATCACACCGCCATGGCTGAAGACATGACCCCGCTGTACCAAGCGGTAGTCGACCACGTTCCGCCTCCGGCTGTTGACCGTGACGGCGCGTTCCAGATGCAGATCTCCGCTCTGGACTACAACAGCTTCCTGGGTGTTATCGGCGTTGGCCGTATCGCTCGTGGCCGCGTCAAGCCGAACACCCCGGTTGTTGCGATCGGTGCCGACGGCAAGCGCCGTAACGGCCGTATCCTGAAACTGATGGGTCACCACGGTCTGCACCGCGTTGACGTTGAAGAAGCTGCAGCAGGCGATATCGTTTGCATCAGCGGTATGGACTCGCTGTTCATCTCCGACACCCTGTGCCACCCGGATACTGTCGAGGCGATGAAGCCTCTGACCGTTGACGAGCCAACCGTTTCGATGACCTTCCAGGTAAACGACTCGCCATTCTGCGGTAAAGAAGGCAAGTTCGTGACGTCCCGTAACATCAAGGACCGTCTGGACAAAGAGCTGCTGTACAACGTTGCCCTGCGCGTTGAAGAAGGCGACACCGCTGACAAGTTCAAGGTTTCCGGCCGTGGTGAGCTGCACCTCTCGGTACTGATCGAAACCATGCGTCGCGAAGGCTTCGAGCTGGCCCTGGGCCGTCCTGAAGTGATCATTCGTGAAGTTGACGGCGTCAAGCAAGAACCGTTTGAAAACGTAACCATCGACATCCCTGAAGAAGCTCAGGGCAAGGTCATGGAAGAGATGGGTCTGCGTAAAGGCGACCTGAGCAACATGGTTCCTGATGGCAAGGGCCGTGTTCGTCTGGAATACAACATCCCTGCTCGCGGTCTGATCGGTTTCCGTAACCAGTTCCTGACCCTGACCAACGGTGCTGGCATCCTGACCTCGATCTTCGATCGCTACGACACCGTGAAGTCGGGCCACATGTCCGGCCGTCAGAACGGCGTTCTGGTTTCGGTTGAAACCGGCAAGGCACTGACCTACTCGCTGGAAACCCTGCAGGCTCGTGGCAAGCTGTTCGTAGAACACGGCCAGGAGATCTACAACGGTCAAATCGTTGGTCAGAACAGCCGCGACAACGACCTGGGTGTAAACCCGACCAAAGGCAAGAAGCTCGACAACATGCGTGCTTCGGGTAAAGACGAAACCATCGCTCTGGTACCACCTGTTCGCTTCACCCTGGAACAGGCTCTGGAATACATCCAGGAAGACGAGCTGTGCGAAGTCACTCCTAAGTCCATCCGTCTTCGCAAGAAGATCCTAGACGAAAGCGAGCGTACCCGCGCTGCCAAGAAAGCCAAGAACTGA
- a CDS encoding YkgJ family cysteine cluster protein, which translates to MMKPNLIAAAEIDRLDTWAKYSAPMCGSCVSSCCTLPVEVKIKDLVRIGVVDEFELGDPPKNIAKRLQKEGLVERFNQKSGIFTLQRMSNNDCYYLDRKSRLCTIYDKRPDTCRNHPKIGPRPGYCAYKPKEVVREQNFRAIERF; encoded by the coding sequence ATGATGAAGCCCAACTTGATTGCCGCCGCCGAGATCGATCGTCTCGATACGTGGGCAAAATACTCAGCCCCGATGTGCGGTTCCTGCGTGTCCAGCTGCTGCACGCTGCCGGTTGAGGTGAAGATCAAGGATCTGGTGCGCATCGGTGTGGTCGACGAGTTCGAACTCGGCGATCCGCCAAAAAACATCGCCAAGCGTCTGCAAAAGGAAGGCCTGGTTGAACGCTTCAATCAGAAGTCCGGCATCTTTACCCTCCAGCGCATGAGCAACAACGATTGCTACTACCTGGATCGTAAGAGCCGCCTGTGCACCATTTATGACAAGCGCCCGGATACCTGCCGCAATCACCCGAAGATCGGACCGCGTCCTGGGTATTGCGCGTACAAGCCGAAGGAAGTGGTGCGCGAGCAGAATTTCCGCGCGATCGAGCGCTTCTGA